GACGTGCGGATTGCCGCGACCCGGAAGACCGCCCCGGGACTCCGGATGCTCGATAAGAAGGCGGTGGTTCTCGGCGGGGGCGACCCGCACCGCTACTGCCTCTCGGATATGGTTCTGATCAAGGACAACCACCTCGCGCTAGTGCCGCTCGCCGAGGCGATCCGGAAGGCAAAGGAGCAGAGCCGTTACCGGGCGGTCGAGGCGGAGGTCGAGACGGCACGGGACGCCGTCGAGGCCGCGGTTGCCGGCGCCGATATCGTCCTTCTCGACAACATGGCCCCGGACGCCGTCCGGGAGGCGGTCGGGGCGCTGGCCGCCCGCGGTCTCCGGGAACAGGTCGCCCTCGAGGTCTCGGGAGGCGTCGCCGGCGGCGATCTTGCCGGGTATGCCGCGACCGGGATCGATATCATCAGTATGGGTGCGCTCACCCATACGGTCAGGAACTTCGACGTGAGCCTGGATATCCTGAAAGGCGCGGGCACCGTCAGGCTTCCGTAAAAAAGCAGGGTTCAGGATGCGGTCTGGACGTCCTCCATCGTGAGTTCGTCCAGAAACGGCATCAGCCCTTTGACGTAAGGCACGAGTTTGCCCTCTTCTGTCCTGAGTTCCCCGTAGGCCACGACCTCGATGACCAGCGGGAGCTCGTCCAGGCGCCGGGTGAAGAGGGGATCCTCTTCGGCGGCGTACCGGAGGAACGCATTCAGGTCGACGAACGGGCGTTCCAGGTCGGCGACGTCACGGTACTCCTGCAGGTCCTCCCGGAGCGTGGAGCCTCTGGCCAGGTCCTCCTCGAAGTAGAGGAAGACGTCGAAGTTGTGGCGGCGACCCATCGCATCGAGGTCTCTGATATCGATCTTCGCTCCGGCAACGATGCCGAGACGTTCCAGATCCGGGGGAAACGCCGTACCCTCCGGTGTGACCGTCGAACTCTCCATACTATGGTGAAGGGAGGGAGAGTAGAAAAAGTGCACTCTTGTGGGCATCTTCCGGAGCAAAACCTTATAGCCGGCCGACCCCAGTTGGGCGTGAGGTGGCCTATGGCAGGGGGGGATCCGCCGGTGCCGGAGAGAGAGACCGAAGGCCTCGAGCGGGAGAAGGTGCTCCATCGACACCTTTCGATGCTTGCGTCCGGGAATCTCAACGAACGGTGGCGGGCTGTGGACGCGCTCGGGGAAATCGGCGACAGTCGCGCGGTACGACCGCTCATCGAGGCGCTGGAGGACGAATTCGTCGACGTACGGTGGAAGGCGGCGAAGGCGCTCGGGCTCATCGATGGGCGCGAACCTGTCCTCCCGTTGATACGGAGCCTGGAAGACGACAGCCCCTGGGTTCGGATGGGGGCGGCCTGGGCGCTCGGGACGATCGGCGATCCCCGGGCGGTCGAGCCGTTGATCCGGCTGCTCGACGACACGAAACCCCGGGTCCGGAGGATGGCGGCCTGGGCGCTCGGCCGGATAGGCAACCCGCGGGCCCGGGAACCCCTTTTGCGCCTCCTCGGCGATGCCGACCGCGACGTCAGGGTTGCCGGTCGGCAGGCGCTCGAAGAGATCGGAACCGAGCGGGAGATCCCGACCGTCTGAAGGGGCGACGGCTCATCCTGTCCGGATACCCTGTCCATGACCCCCGGGCAGCCGCTCTCGTCCCGTATGCGTTTATTATCCAGGAACGTCTTCTTATATTTGATAGGGCGTTGCAATCAGTTTATATACCCTGGCTGAGCGTCCGAAAGGAGACGGATATGGACATATTCATGAAGTGC
The genomic region above belongs to Methanoculleus horonobensis and contains:
- the nadC gene encoding carboxylating nicotinate-nucleotide diphosphorylase, yielding MIPIEDLLRFVREDAPWGDVTSETVVPDVACRAVIRAKDTGIAAGLEEARALFEHYGVAVRQRIPDGRPVAPGAVLLELEGRARAILLLERTALNIIGRMSGIATRTREAVEAVRAVSPDVRIAATRKTAPGLRMLDKKAVVLGGGDPHRYCLSDMVLIKDNHLALVPLAEAIRKAKEQSRYRAVEAEVETARDAVEAAVAGADIVLLDNMAPDAVREAVGALAARGLREQVALEVSGGVAGGDLAGYAATGIDIISMGALTHTVRNFDVSLDILKGAGTVRLP
- a CDS encoding HEAT repeat domain-containing protein — protein: MAGGDPPVPERETEGLEREKVLHRHLSMLASGNLNERWRAVDALGEIGDSRAVRPLIEALEDEFVDVRWKAAKALGLIDGREPVLPLIRSLEDDSPWVRMGAAWALGTIGDPRAVEPLIRLLDDTKPRVRRMAAWALGRIGNPRAREPLLRLLGDADRDVRVAGRQALEEIGTEREIPTV